A stretch of Perognathus longimembris pacificus isolate PPM17 chromosome 1, ASM2315922v1, whole genome shotgun sequence DNA encodes these proteins:
- the Ajm1 gene encoding apical junction component 1 homolog encodes MTRTDPPDLLVSTVYQDIKVAAPGPASGRQPCEPPAARPAAPVPFNKRHCRSFDFLEALDGPAMEARAEPPPPEPAPPRARARDGEPRRRARSKSAPRVPQGLAPAPASPPVQPRRGREARRAARAEGSPRREPAYPALRALANELHPIKLQPQRGGPGGVAPLCAVPGRCAPPEPPPGPAPHVRCRLDIKPDDAVLRHAARSSRARAAPPAYGLTVPGPRHAALSRTPTPSDLYCADPRALYCDGPLPGPRDPPFAAPPGPTRFFYTEEPEGYAGGLAASPGPPFDGYSARAYLSEEPPGPSPRHAGGYYAGEVRTFPIQEPPSRSYCGEAARAYGPPWGARYCPDEAWARPGARAFYTEDFGRYRERDSMARTYPHQRGSAAWADWGPRPYRTLQAAPAPGPGPGPLLASWHGGTGTSPPRLATDSRHYSRSWDNILAPGPRREDPLGRGRSYENLLGREAREPPEARRPPVVVNLSTSPRRYAALSLSETSLSDKGRAGEGLGRNWYVTPEITITDNDLRAAPRPGARGWEPPAPAPAPASRQRSLEQLDELITDLVIDSRSPAGRGALGPPEPPAAAAEGPGRQLRRLLDSRPAGPGAGARSPPPPRASPASAGSGADPAAADASPEPSADEDDLMTCSNARCRRTETMFNACLYFKSCHSCYTFYCSRLCRRQDWDAHKARCVYGRVGSACRHVLQFCRDSGPVHRAFSRIARVGFLSRGRGVLFLGFPSPGSADNFLRFGLEGLLLSPTYLSLRELAAHAEPLGGYARELAAAGRQYEPAECFLLSVSVAVGPGAAPPGTPARPAPRSPGPTVRKFAKVALAAGSPARPPPARGREPDMETLILTPPPGTAGLDQEGEAGRRAREVAFIHIQRELRLRGVFLRHEFPRVYEQLCEFVEANRRFTPTTIYPTDRRTGRPFMCMIMAASEPRALDWVASANLLDDIM; translated from the coding sequence ATGACCCGCACGGACCCGCCGGACTTGCTGGTGTCGACCGTGTACCAGGACATCAAGGTGGCGGCCCCGGGGCCCGCATCCGGGCGCCAGCCATGTGAGccgcccgcggcccggcccgccgcgcCCGTGCCGTTCAACAAGCGCCACTGCCGCAGCTTCGACTTCCTGGAGGCGCTGGACGGCCCCGCCATGGAGGCCCGCGCGGAGCCGCCGCCCCCGGAgcccgccccgccgcgcgcccggGCCCGGGACGGCGAGCCTCGGCGGCGCGCGCGCTCCAAGAGCGCACCCCGGGTGCCGCAGGGCCTGGCGCCCGCGCCCGCCTCCCCCCCGGTGCAGCCGCGCCGAGGACGCGAGgcccggcgggcggcgcgggccgaGGGCTCGCCCCGCCGGGAGCCCGCCTACCCCGCGCTGCGCGCGCTCGCCAACGAGCTGCACCCCATCAAGCTGCAGCCGCAGCGCGGGGGCCCCGGCGGCGTCGCGCCGCTCTGCGCCGTCCCCGGCCGCTGCGCGCCGCCCGAGCCGCCCCCGGGGCCCGCCCCGCACGTCCGCTGCCGCCTGGACATCAAGCCCGACGACGCGGTGCTGCGGCACGCCGCCCGGAGCTCGCGGGCCCGTGCCGCCCCGCCGGCCTACGGCCTCACGGTCCCCGGGCCCCGCCACGCCGCCCTgtcccgcacccccacccccagcgacTTGTACTGCGCCGACCCGCGGGCGCTGTACTGCGACGGGCCCCTGCCCGGGCCTCGGGACCCGCCCTTCGCCGCGCCCCCGGGCCCCACGCGCTTCTTCTACACCGAGGAGCCCGAGGGCTACGCGGGGGGGCTCGCGGCCAGCCCCGGGCCTCCCTTCGACGGCTACAGCGCCCGGGCCTACCTGTCCGAGGAGCCCCCGGGGCCCAGCCCCCGGCACGCGGGCGGCTACTACGCGGGGGAAGTGCGCACCTTCCCCATCCAGGAGCCGCCTTCCCGCTCCTACTGCGGGGAGGCCGCCCGCGCCTACGGCCCGCCCTGGGGCGCGCGCTACTGCCCGGACGAGGCCtgggcccggcccggcgcccgcGCCTTCTACACCGAGGACTTCGGGCGCTACCGCGAGCGCGACTCCATGGCTCGGACTTACCCGCACCAGCGCGGCAGCGCCGCCTGGGCCGACTGGGGGCCGCGGCCGTACCGCACCCTGCAGGCggcgcccgcccccggccccggccccggcccgctgCTGGCCTCGTGGCACGGCGGCACCGGCACCAGCCCGCCGCGGCTGGCCACCGACAGCCGCCACTACTCTCGGTCCTGGGACAACATCCTGGCGCCGGGGCCGCGCCGGGAGGACCCCCTGGGCCGCGGCCGCAGCTACGAGAACCTGCTGGGGCGGGAGGCGCGCGAGCCCCCcgaggcccggcgcccgcccgtCGTCGTGAACCTGTCCACGTCGCCCAGGCGCTACGCGGCGCTGTCGCTGTCCGAGACCTCGCTGTCGGACAAGGGCCGCGCCGGAGAGGGCCTGGGCCGCAACTGGTACGTCACCCCCGAGATCACCATCACCGACAACGACCtgcgcgccgccccgcgccccggcgcccGCGGCTGGgagccgcccgcgcccgcgcccgcgcccgccagCCGCCAGCGCAGCCTGGAGCAGCTGGACGAGCTCATCACGGACCTGGTCATCGACTCGCGCTCCCCGGCCGGCCGCGGGGCCCTCGGCCCCCCCgagccccccgccgccgccgccgagggcCCGGGCCGCCAGCTGCGCCGCCTGCTGGACTCGCGGCCCGCGGGCCCCGGGGCGGGAGCgcgctcgccgccgccgccgcgcgcgtCCCCGGCCTCGGCCGGCAGCGGCGCGGACCCGGCGGCGGCGGACGCGTCCCCGGAGCCCAGCGCCGACGAGGACGACCTGATGACCTGCTCCAACGCGCGCTGCCGGCGCACCGAGACCATGTTCAACGCCTGCCTCTACTTCAAGTCCTGCCACAGCTGCTACACCTTCTACTGCTCGCGCCTGTGCCGCCGCCAGGACTGGGACGCGCACAAGGCGCGCTGCGTGTACGGGCGCGTGGGCAGCGCCTGCCGCCACGTGCTGCAGTTCTGCCGCGACAGCGGGCCCGTGCACCGCGCCTTCTCCCGCATCGCGCGCGTCGGCTTCCTGTCCCGCGGCCGCGGcgtgctgttcctgggcttccCGAGCCCCGGCTCCGCCGACAACTTCCTCCGCTTCGGCCTCGAGGGGCTGCTGCTGTCGCCCACCTACCTGTCGCTGCGCGAGCTGGCGGCCCACGCCGAGCCCCTGGGCGGCTACGCCCGGGAGCTGGCGGCCGCCGGGCGGCAGTACGAGCCGGCCGAGTGCTTCCTGCTCAGCGTGTCGGTGGCCGTGGGCCCGGGCGCCGCCCCGCCCGggaccccggcccggcccgcgccgcgCAGCCCCGGCCCCACGGTGCGCAAGTTCGCCAAGGTGGCGCTGGCGGCCGgcagccccgcgcgcccgcccccggcGCGAGGCCGCGAGCCCGACATGGAGACGCTGATCCTGACGCCGCCGCCCGGCACCGCGGGCCTGGACCAGGAGGGCGAGGCCGGCCGGCGCGCGCGCGAGGTGGCCTTCATCCACATCCAGCGCGAGCTGCGGCTGCGCGGCGTCTTCCTCCGCCACGAGTTCCCGCGCGTCTACGAGCAGCTCTGCGAGTTCGTGGAGGCGAACCGGCGCTTCACGCCCACCACCATCTACCCCACCGACCGGCGCACCGGGCGCCCCTTCATGTGCATGATCATGGCCGCCTCCGAGCCGCGCGCGCTGGACTGGGTGGCCAGCGCCAACCTGCTGGACGACATCATGTGA